One part of the Rhodothermales bacterium genome encodes these proteins:
- a CDS encoding DUF5723 family protein, whose protein sequence is MKRIFSSIFLVAVLAVSFTTKPAQAQLDLRGAATLSTGGGGAAYVRDTDALFLNPGNLLLDDRGSRVVVTLGALQAYGGGSLLQFNHYTNNFTGGNLIAPADVDVMLDDWFGSNRKAHMRQVGVATDVVPLAFMFRTRHNWAAGMAVRSRTFNQVGVSRGLFELLLEGTDQTAQLPVNVDAQSMAITEISVAYSRLLPRYRFHFGIAPKLVLGHHYARGWLGSKLNLDDDAISHQLSYVTRIAGPLASDAADAFTLFEDSGFLSDAAAPDFGDPTSFIAGKGFGFDLGITNEFNNDLYFAFSFTDLGFVRWTQNADAVVSGTHEFQFGGLDVDLDRLNDEFDGDLGAYAEDVLTELVEGAYDTYERWPGAFTTSLPTAMHAGVSWHRMGGRLILNGGSSMALNTEAGNMSRVPSLHAGVSFSPGRRYSLPLRTGVRVGGGGAMTLGFGFGILTPVYDINIGLAATPRSDLVGGGARYMLAVSVANIRI, encoded by the coding sequence ATGAAGCGTATTTTCTCCAGCATCTTTCTGGTCGCTGTCCTGGCGGTTTCGTTTACGACGAAGCCCGCCCAGGCCCAGCTCGACCTTCGGGGCGCCGCGACGCTCAGCACGGGAGGCGGCGGCGCCGCCTACGTCCGCGATACGGACGCCCTGTTCCTCAACCCGGGCAACCTGCTGCTCGACGACCGCGGCAGCCGGGTGGTGGTCACCCTCGGCGCGCTCCAGGCGTACGGCGGCGGGAGCCTGTTGCAGTTCAATCATTACACCAACAACTTCACGGGCGGCAACCTGATCGCGCCGGCGGATGTGGATGTGATGCTCGACGACTGGTTCGGCTCCAACCGCAAGGCCCACATGCGGCAGGTAGGCGTCGCCACCGATGTCGTGCCGCTGGCCTTCATGTTCCGCACGCGGCACAACTGGGCGGCCGGCATGGCGGTCCGGTCCCGCACGTTCAACCAGGTCGGCGTCAGCCGCGGCCTGTTCGAGCTGCTCCTCGAAGGAACGGACCAGACGGCCCAGCTGCCCGTCAACGTCGACGCCCAGTCGATGGCGATCACGGAGATCTCGGTGGCCTACAGCCGGCTGCTGCCGCGCTACCGGTTCCACTTCGGCATCGCGCCGAAGCTGGTCCTCGGCCACCACTACGCCCGCGGCTGGCTCGGCTCCAAACTGAACCTCGATGACGACGCCATCTCGCATCAGCTCAGCTATGTCACGCGAATCGCCGGCCCCCTGGCGAGCGACGCCGCCGACGCGTTCACGCTGTTCGAAGACTCCGGCTTCCTGTCCGACGCCGCGGCGCCCGATTTCGGGGACCCCACCTCGTTCATCGCCGGCAAGGGCTTCGGGTTCGATCTGGGCATCACCAACGAATTCAACAACGACCTCTATTTCGCCTTCAGCTTCACCGACCTCGGGTTCGTCCGGTGGACGCAGAACGCCGACGCCGTGGTCTCGGGGACGCATGAGTTCCAGTTCGGCGGCCTCGACGTGGATCTGGACCGGCTGAACGACGAATTCGACGGCGACCTCGGCGCCTACGCCGAAGACGTGCTCACGGAACTGGTCGAAGGCGCCTACGACACCTACGAGCGCTGGCCGGGCGCGTTCACCACGTCGCTCCCGACGGCCATGCACGCCGGCGTGTCCTGGCACCGGATGGGCGGCCGGCTCATCCTGAACGGCGGCAGCTCCATGGCGCTGAACACCGAGGCCGGCAACATGTCGCGCGTGCCGAGCCTGCATGCCGGCGTGTCCTTCAGCCCCGGCCGGCGGTATTCGCTGCCCCTGCGCACCGGCGTCCGTGTCGGCGGCGGCGGCGCGATGACCCTCGGCTTCGGCTTCGGCATCCTGACGCCCGTCTACGACATCAACATCGGCCTCGCCGCCACCCCCCGCTCCGACCTCGTCGGCGGCGGCGCCCGCTACATGCTGGCCGTGTCGGTGGCGAATATTCGGATTTGA